The Candidatus Aegiribacteria sp. genome window below encodes:
- a CDS encoding tetratricopeptide repeat protein: REDLGDVKGTASTLGNLGNLHEKLEENESALECFSRSLELYEELPTYAVVSAGYTPP; encoded by the coding sequence AGGGAAGACCTTGGAGATGTAAAAGGTACCGCAAGCACTCTGGGTAATCTGGGAAATCTGCATGAAAAACTGGAGGAGAACGAATCAGCTCTGGAGTGTTTCTCAAGGAGCCTTGAACTGTATGAGGAATTGCCTACATATGCGGTTGTATCGGCGGGGTATACACCGCCGTAG